The Vicia villosa cultivar HV-30 ecotype Madison, WI linkage group LG1, Vvil1.0, whole genome shotgun sequence genome includes a region encoding these proteins:
- the LOC131643605 gene encoding plastidial pyruvate kinase 2-like, with amino-acid sequence MSQVAVTRSIQTSLLRPTSGSTHDRCQILLKPATFSSKVFPPQGNKSSKLSIRNCHINAIKSVSAEVVPVSPDDDLKIEEELQKLPGMPQPSDASGGMWTKPIVRRKTKIVCTIGPSTNTKEMIWKLAEAGMNVARMNMSHGDHASHKKVIDLVKEYNAQSKDNVIAIMLDTKGPEVRSGDLPQPILLKSGQEFTFTIQSGVGTADRVSVNYDDFVNDVEAGDTLLVDGGMMSFLVKSKTADSVKCEVIDGGELGSRRHLNVRGKSATLPSITEKDWDDIKFGVDNEVDFYAVSFVKDAEVVHELKNYLKSCGADIHVIVKIESADSIPNLHSIITASDGAMVARGDLGAELPIEEVPLLQEEIIRICRSMGKAVIVATNMLESMIVHPTPTRAEVSDIAIAVREGSDGIMLSGETAHGKFPIKAAKVMHTVALRTEASLSCGQNPPNIGLVFKNHMSEMFAYHATMMSNTLGTSTVVFTRSGFMAILLSHYRPSGTIFAFTDEKRVQQRLALYQGVCPVYMQFSEDSEETFTKALDLLQKNGLVKEGEEVALVQSGRQPIWRFHSTHNIQVRTVGSTN; translated from the exons ATGTCTCAGGTTGCGGTCACTCGATCCATTCAAACCTCTCTCTTACGCCCCACCTCAGGATCTACACACGACAGGTGTCAAATCTTGTTGAAGCCCGCAACTTTTTCATCCAAAGTCTTCCCTCCACAAGGTAACAAATCCTCCAAGCTTAGTATCAGAAACTGTCACATCAATGCAATAAAATCCGTATCAGCTGAAGTTGTCCCTGTCTCACCTGATGATGATTTAAAg ATTGAGGAGGAGTTGCAGAAGTTGCCTGGTATGCCGCAACCTAGTGATGCTTCTGGTGGAATGTGGACTAAGCCAATAGTTAGAAGAAAGACTAAGATTGTTTGTACTATTGGTCCTTCTACTAATACAAAGGAGATGATTTGGAAGCTGGCCGAGGCTGGGATGAACGTTGCTCGTATGAATATGTCGCATGGAGATCATGCTTCGCATAAGAAAGTTATTGATTTGGTAAAAGAGTATAATGCACAATCAAAAGATAATGTAATTGCAATCATGCTTGACACCAAG GGTCCAGAGGTCAGGAGTGGGGATTTACCACAACCAATTTTGTTAAAATCTGGACAGGAGTTTACTTTTACTATCCAGAGTGGTGTTGGAACTGCAGATCGTGTTAGTGTGAACTATGATGATTTTGTCAATGATGTTGAAGCAGGGGACACGCTTCTAGTTGATG GTGGTATGATGTCTTTCTTGGTTAAGTCGAAGACAGCGGATTCTGTGAAATGTGAAGTTATTGATGGAGGAGAACTTGGGTCAAGGCGACATTTGAATGTTAGAGGAAAGAGTGCAACACTACCTTCCATTACTG AGAAGGATTGGGATGACATCAAATTTGGAGTCGATAATGAAGTTGATTTCTACGCCGTTTCTTTTGTTAAAGATGCCGAAGTAGTTCATGAACTGAAGAATTATTTGAAAA GTTGTGGTGCTGATATACATGTAATTGTAAAAATTGAAAGTGCAGACTCTATACCAAACTTGCATTCAATTATTACCGCGTCTGATGGG GCTATGGTTGCAAGAGGAGATCTTGGTGCAGAACTCCCTATTGAGGAGGTTCCGCTTTTGCAG GAAGAGATAATTAGGATATGCCGTAGCATGGGAAAGGCTGTTATTGTGGCAACAAATATGCTCGAAAGCATGATTGTTCACCCGACACCAACCAGAGCAGAGGTATCTGATATTGCAATTGCTGTTCGAGAAGGTTCCGATGGAATAATGCTTTCTGGAGAAACTGCTCACGGAAA GTTTCCAATAAAAGCTGCGAAAGTAATGCATACAGTAGCATTACGGACAGAAGCCTCTTTATCATGTGGGCAAAACCCACCTAATATTGGCCTAGTATTCAAG AACCACATGAGCGAGATGTTTGCATACCATGCAACCATGATGTCTAATACTCTTGGAACGTCGACTGTTGTCTTCACTAGATCAGGCTTCATGGCTATTCTATTGAGCCATTATCGACCTTCTGGCACCATATTTGCTTTTACTGATGA GAAAAGAGTACAACAAAGGCTGGCTTTGTATCAAGGAGTCTGTCCCGTTTACATGCAATTCTCTGAGGATTCTGAAGAGACATTCACAAAAGCCTTGGACTTGTTACAG AAGAATGGATTGGttaaagaaggagaagaagtagCCCTTGTACAAAGTGGAAGGCAACCCATTTGGAGGTTCCACTCGACTCACAATATCCAGGTCCGAACTGTAGGCAGCACGAATTAA
- the LOC131643607 gene encoding hevamine-A-like: MARKFHTLSLFLLFLTLLRTSHAGGIAIYWGQHIDEGTLYEACATRRYTHVNIAFLERFGNDRIPKLNLAGHCNPSTNSCTRIGDHIKYCQSRGITVLLSIGGGIGRYSLASREDASDFSRYLWNTFLGGTSFSRPFGDAVLDGIDFDIELGSAQNWQYLAQFLKDYHGVYLSAAPQCPFPDRLLGRALATGLFDFVWVQFYNNPACEYFNGRKYNLEKSWKQWTTAIQYGEVFLGLPAAKGAAGNGFIPAGVLTSEILQVIQDTSKYGGVMLWSRYFDERTGYSASIIDSV, translated from the coding sequence ATGGCAAGAAAATTTCATACCTTGTCACTTTTCCTTCTCTTCCTCACTCTTCTCAGAACCTCCCATGCAGGTGGCATAGCCATCTACTGGGGCCAACACATTGACGAGGGCACATTATATGAAGCATGTGCCACTAGGAGATACACCCACGTAAACATCGCCTTCCTCGAAAGATTCGGCAATGACCGAATTCCGAAACTGAATCTCGCAGGTCACTGCAACCCTTCAACCAACTCATGCACCAGAATAGGTGACCACATCAAGTATTGCCAAAGCAGAGGTATCACCGTGTTGCTTTCTATCGGCGGTGGGATCGGAAGATACTCTTTGGCTTCAAGAGAGGATGCTAGTGACTTCTCAAGATATTTATGGAACACTTTCTTGGGTGGCACGTCATTTTCAAGACCATTTGGTGATGCTGTGTTGGATGGCATAGACTTTGATATTGAACTTGGCTCTGCACAAAATTGGCAATATCTTGCACAGTTTCTCAAGGATTATCATGGAGTGTACCTAAGTGCTGCTCCTCAATGTCCATTTCCTGATAGATTATTAGGTAGGGCCCTTGCAACAGGACTTTTTGACTTTGTTTGGGTGCAGTTCTATAATAACCCTGCATGTGAATATTTTAATGGTAGAAAATATAACCTTGAGAAATCATGGAAACAATGGACAACTGCTATTCAATATGGAGAGGTATTTTTGGGGTTGCCTGCCGCTAAGGGCGCAGCTGGAAACGGTTTTATCCCGGCCGGTGTTTTGACTTCCGAAATACTACAAGTGATTCAGGATACATCAAAGTACGGAGGTGTTATGCTTTGGTCAAGATACTTTGATGAGAGGACTGGTTACAGCGCATCCATTATAGATAGTGTGTGA